The following proteins are co-located in the Castanea sativa cultivar Marrone di Chiusa Pesio chromosome 8, ASM4071231v1 genome:
- the LOC142607350 gene encoding uncharacterized protein LOC142607350 has translation MALIMIFTILTVLLLGPVSQTHARKPHVITFRSPNLYPEGLTYDPSAQHFLVGSVRDRKIESVSDAGVVETLISDLDLPENATVLGLAVDAVNKRLLAAITATADPLPHFTALASYDLKKRRRIFLSVLDDVSSTTRQTANDVAVDFEGNAYVTNSVSNFIWKVNKEGQPSIFSKSKAFTAQHVDKNAPFSSCGLNGIAYVSNGYLLVVQSNTGKMYKVDADDGTARQVLLNRDLSFADGIAVRRDGVVLVVSHKKLWFLKSQDSWGEGVVFDEVELEEEGFATSVAVGAEDRAYVLYGHALEGHINVVSGREWFRIEEVRSEKESEDEKVWVYVLLGLGLAYFLFWRFQMKQLVGNLDKKTN, from the coding sequence ATGGCTCTGATCATGATCTTCACAATCCTGACCGTCCTTTTACTGGGCCCAGTTTCTCAAACCCACGCCAGAAAGCCCCACGTCATCACCTTCCGATCCCCAAACCTCTACCCAGAAGGCCTAACCTACGACCCATCGGCCCAACACTTCCTCGTAGGATCCGTCCGCGACCGCAAAATCGAGTCCGTCTCCGACGCCGGAGTCGTCGAAACTCTAATCTCCGACCTAGACCTCCCCGAAAACGCCACCGTTTTGGGCCTGGCCGTCGACGCCGTCAACAAACGCCTCCTCGCCGCCATCACCGCCACCGCCGATCCGCTCCCTCACTTCACCGCCTTGGCCTCTTACGACCTCAAAAAACGACGCCGCATCTTCCTCTCCGTCCTCGATGACGTGTCGTCGACGACACGTCAGACAGCAAACGACGTCGCGGTGGATTTCGAAGGAAACGCCTACGTAACAAACTCGGTCTCGAACTTCATCTGGAAAGTCAACAAGGAAGGACAGCCGTCGATCTTCTCGAAATCCAAGGCCTTCACCGCCCAACACGTGGACAAAAACGCACCGTTTAGTTCCTGCGGACTAAACGGGATCGCTTACGTCAGCAATGGGTACCTGTTGGTGGTGCAATCCAATACGGGCAAGATGTACAAGGTCGACGCGGACGACGGGACCGCCAGGCAGGTCTTGCTGAACAGAGACTTGAGCTTTGCCGACGGAATAGCGGTGCGAAGAGACGGCGTCGTTTTGGTGGTGTCGCACAAGAAGCTGTGGTTTTTGAAGAGCCAGGATAGTTGGGGGGAAGGCGTGGTGTTCGACGAGGTTGAGCTCGAGGAGGAAGGGTTTGCGACCTCGGTGGCGGTTGGTGCGGAGGACAGGGCTTACGTGTTGTATGGGCATGCGTTGGAGGGACATATCAATGTGGTTTCGGGGAGAGAGTGGTTTAGGATTGAGGAAGTGAGGtctgagaaagagagtgaggaTGAGAAGGTTTGGGTTTATGTTTTGCTTGGTTTGGGTTTGGCTTATTTCTTGTTTTGGAGGTTTCAGATGAAACAGCTTGTTGGTAACTTGGATAAAAAGACCAATTGA